In Fluviispira sanaruensis, a genomic segment contains:
- the rpmF gene encoding 50S ribosomal protein L32, protein MPTPKMKVSRSRRNMRRAHDALTPINFSKCSNCAAPRLPHSVCESCGFYKGRFIAKNILKADLLAVLR, encoded by the coding sequence ATGCCAACTCCAAAGATGAAAGTTTCCCGTTCACGCCGTAATATGCGCCGTGCTCACGACGCTTTAACTCCTATTAACTTTTCTAAGTGCTCAAATTGCGCTGCCCCAAGACTTCCACACTCTGTTTGCGAATCCTGTGGGTTTTACAAGGGTCGCTTTATTGCAAAAAATATTCTTAAAGCTGACTTATTAGCAGTTCTTCGCTAA
- the queA gene encoding tRNA preQ1(34) S-adenosylmethionine ribosyltransferase-isomerase QueA yields MKTSFFNYELPEELIAQIPLQNRENSRLLVARSLNKSIVDSDFIHIADEINKVFNLKSKNLKALLIANDSRVYPARVRIRRKTGARGEVFLLERGNKDFYRCLLRPKSKIKQGEILYADQDELKPLFKVTSLSPPLVEIINSLPLDTLLEQYGEMPLPPYIQRGKVDNKNLKEIDKERYQNVYSNKMEIGSSAAPTAGLHFTPEIIKKCSENNIEFASVTLHVGLGTFQPVQAENVQQHNMHEEHYIVSKDVAEKITLYLENDWPIIFVGTTALRAVESFYRAALSESNRHSIIQKAKEKNLNNHIYNYVDKWLATRIFIHPTYENEIISPCVGNAIITNFHQPESTLAMLISALMGYHFWNEIYSHAINKKYRFFSYGDSSLLVFGENF; encoded by the coding sequence GTGAAAACAAGTTTTTTTAATTATGAATTGCCAGAAGAATTAATTGCTCAGATTCCTTTACAGAATAGAGAAAACAGTCGTTTATTGGTTGCTCGCTCTTTAAATAAATCTATTGTTGATAGCGACTTTATTCATATTGCAGATGAAATAAATAAGGTATTTAATTTAAAAAGTAAAAACTTAAAAGCCTTATTAATAGCAAATGATTCGAGAGTTTATCCGGCTCGAGTCAGAATTCGGCGAAAGACAGGAGCTAGAGGTGAGGTTTTTTTACTTGAAAGGGGAAATAAAGATTTCTATCGCTGTTTACTGAGACCGAAAAGTAAAATCAAACAGGGAGAAATTCTTTATGCTGATCAAGATGAACTTAAGCCGTTATTTAAAGTAACGAGTTTATCGCCTCCTCTTGTAGAGATAATAAATTCTTTGCCGCTGGATACTTTATTAGAACAGTACGGAGAAATGCCTTTGCCTCCTTATATTCAGCGAGGAAAAGTAGATAATAAAAATTTAAAAGAAATTGATAAAGAGCGCTATCAAAATGTATACTCGAATAAAATGGAAATCGGGAGCTCAGCAGCGCCAACTGCTGGTTTGCATTTTACTCCAGAAATAATTAAAAAATGCTCTGAAAATAATATTGAATTTGCATCAGTTACTTTACATGTTGGTTTGGGAACTTTTCAACCTGTGCAAGCAGAAAATGTGCAACAACACAACATGCATGAAGAACATTATATCGTTTCTAAAGATGTTGCTGAAAAAATTACTTTGTATTTAGAAAATGATTGGCCCATTATTTTCGTAGGAACAACGGCATTAAGGGCTGTAGAAAGTTTTTACCGTGCAGCATTGTCAGAATCTAATAGGCATAGCATTATTCAAAAAGCGAAAGAAAAAAATTTAAATAATCATATATATAACTATGTTGATAAATGGCTTGCGACACGTATTTTTATACATCCTACATATGAAAATGAAATCATTTCCCCATGTGTAGGCAATGCAATTATAACAAATTTTCATCAACCAGAAAGCACATTAGCTATGTTGATTTCAGCTCTTATGGGATACCATTTCTGGAATGAAATTTATTCTCATGCTATTAATAAAAAATATCGTTTTTTTAGTTATGGAGACTCGAGTCTTCTTGTCTTTGGAGAAAATTTTTAA
- a CDS encoding gamma carbonic anhydrase family protein: MNYTVYNNLPDIKNAYFIAPNADIIGNVQIGRASSVWFGAVIRGDSEMILIGEETNIQDLCVLHADGGINVSIGNRVTIGHKCMIHGCTIGDNSLIGIGAIILNNAKIGKNCMVGAGSLVLENTIIPDNSLVVGSPAKVKRLLTEEEINKITQNAINYKNKSLQYNKMEQPRLNVVN, from the coding sequence ATGAATTATACTGTCTATAATAATTTACCTGATATAAAAAATGCGTATTTCATAGCACCAAATGCGGATATTATTGGCAACGTCCAAATCGGTAGGGCTTCGAGCGTCTGGTTTGGTGCAGTGATTCGTGGAGATTCCGAGATGATCCTCATTGGAGAGGAGACGAATATACAAGACCTTTGTGTTTTACATGCAGATGGTGGAATCAATGTCAGCATTGGAAATCGAGTTACCATAGGACATAAATGTATGATCCATGGTTGCACTATAGGTGATAACTCTTTAATTGGCATTGGCGCAATCATATTGAACAATGCAAAAATTGGTAAAAATTGTATGGTAGGTGCGGGGAGTTTGGTGCTTGAAAATACGATTATCCCAGATAATTCGTTGGTTGTTGGCTCACCTGCAAAGGTCAAACGACTTTTAACGGAAGAGGAAATAAATAAAATTACTCAGAATGCCATAAATTATAAAAATAAAAGCTTACAATACAACAAAATGGAACAGCCCCGCTTAAATGTTGTGAATTAG
- the tgt gene encoding tRNA guanosine(34) transglycosylase Tgt, with amino-acid sequence MLANRNLIEFSLLKSIELDETFKSGAYDTVDLKAQDLENEFSVAVEKGAAQEEEKSLVQKVGPRITKLKFGNIELETPIFMPVGTVGSVKSLSPEDVYSIGYRLILGNTYHLNLRPGMELMREFGGLHEFMRWPGAILTDSGGFQVMSLAKIRKLNEDGATFANHINGAKITLTPENVVHIQEDIDSDIQMVLDECTSYPATHAEAKASMERSMRWAQRARTARKKQNRAQFGIVQGGMYADLRVKSIKELKKNDFEGYAIGGLSVGESKREMRRLLSATIPFMPHEKPRYLMGVGAPDDIIDSVLLGIDMFDCVMPTRNARNGSVFVRSKSAANGKIQIKNAAHKTNKGPLDTECSCYTCKNYSRAYLRHLFVAEELLVFRLLSIHNLQFLYDLTEEMREAIRQGKIFAELPHIRKKYAPGSV; translated from the coding sequence ATGTTAGCAAATAGAAACTTAATTGAATTTTCGTTACTTAAATCAATTGAACTCGACGAAACGTTTAAATCTGGCGCTTATGATACCGTAGATTTAAAAGCGCAAGACTTAGAAAATGAATTTTCTGTTGCTGTGGAAAAAGGAGCTGCACAAGAAGAAGAAAAAAGTCTTGTGCAAAAAGTGGGACCTCGTATTACAAAATTAAAATTTGGCAATATCGAACTTGAGACACCTATTTTTATGCCAGTTGGCACTGTCGGTAGCGTAAAATCACTTTCTCCAGAAGATGTTTATTCAATTGGCTATAGGCTTATTTTAGGAAATACTTATCATCTAAACCTAAGACCTGGCATGGAACTTATGCGAGAATTTGGGGGATTGCACGAGTTTATGCGTTGGCCAGGTGCTATTCTCACCGACAGTGGTGGATTCCAAGTGATGAGCTTAGCTAAAATACGTAAGCTCAATGAAGATGGAGCTACTTTTGCAAATCATATCAATGGGGCAAAAATCACTTTAACACCAGAAAATGTAGTTCATATTCAAGAGGATATTGATTCTGATATTCAAATGGTCTTAGACGAATGCACATCCTATCCCGCAACGCATGCAGAAGCCAAAGCAAGTATGGAGCGATCTATGCGCTGGGCACAACGGGCTCGAACAGCAAGAAAAAAACAGAACAGAGCTCAATTTGGTATCGTGCAAGGGGGGATGTATGCAGATCTTAGAGTCAAAAGTATTAAAGAGTTAAAGAAAAATGACTTTGAGGGATACGCAATTGGAGGCCTTTCAGTCGGTGAATCTAAACGGGAAATGAGAAGACTTCTTTCTGCAACGATCCCATTCATGCCGCACGAGAAACCTCGTTACCTTATGGGCGTTGGGGCTCCCGATGATATTATTGATTCTGTCTTGCTTGGGATCGATATGTTTGACTGTGTTATGCCAACTCGAAATGCGCGGAATGGAAGTGTATTTGTCCGTTCTAAATCTGCTGCAAATGGGAAAATTCAAATTAAAAATGCAGCTCACAAAACGAATAAGGGACCATTGGATACAGAATGCAGTTGTTATACGTGCAAAAATTATTCTCGCGCTTATCTTCGTCATCTTTTTGTTGCTGAAGAGCTTTTAGTTTTTCGTCTCCTGTCGATCCATAATCTACAATTCCTTTATGATTTAACCGAAGAGATGAGAGAAGCTATCCGTCAAGGCAAAATATTCGCAGAACTTCCTCATATAAGAAAGAAGTATGCACCTGGGAGTGTTTAA
- a CDS encoding heavy metal translocating P-type ATPase, translating into MINIKIFSYLIKGMDCAGCANKIEIFCNKIKGVQKAEVDFTNALLIVHINEGSNANLKLEKGIQSIGFQLIKSESLEIKKEENKTCCHNTNKEENSLDIIEHTHNNQKFSHPFTPKNNTLFSRFKILQNNIWFPIVILCIGFVFSILIESFSEKYGMTAYIILTLLGLFPVARKAFVMAKVGYLFSVETLMTISAVGAIAIGAAEEAAAVIILFMIGETIEGYTARRARSGIQALASLLPADALRIDNNGEKKNIQIHEIIPGDLIEVKPGSRIPIDGLIHSGSSFIDESLLTGESLPTNKKVKDSVVAGSISTDGYLIIQATRQGGDNTIQRMIKMVEEAQGSKSRSMRSIEKFSRVYTPLILLIGVLVAVIPPLIFSYPWIEWIYRGLTILLIGCPCALVISTPSAISSGITAASKLGILIKNAGALELIGKVTTVAFDKTGTLTNGFLKVQTVHSFIHDENYILQIAATVEEKSTHPLAKAILAYAQDKNIKTLEATNGKTLPGIGASALVYDKEILICSPTYAKENALLSHEQILLIQKSQSEGKTVATVIQEKNAIGFISLTDELKPDAKSSLAKLKKMGVKSIILTGDHAISANAIAAGLDAEISAELLPKDKLSHIQSIAKTEKIAMVGDGINDAPAIAAADIGIAMGKGTDVAVDTAQIIIARNSIKSIVETIELSRKTMNNIKQNISISIGLKAIFLFLTIVGGTQIWMAILADTGATVIVTLNAIRLLRYKGIKNQ; encoded by the coding sequence ATGATTAACATTAAAATTTTCTCTTATTTGATTAAAGGCATGGATTGTGCAGGTTGTGCAAATAAAATTGAAATATTTTGTAATAAAATAAAAGGCGTACAAAAAGCAGAAGTGGATTTTACGAATGCTCTATTAATTGTGCATATAAACGAAGGCTCAAATGCAAATCTAAAATTAGAAAAAGGAATTCAATCTATAGGTTTCCAATTAATTAAAAGTGAGTCGCTCGAAATTAAAAAAGAGGAAAATAAAACCTGTTGTCATAATACAAATAAAGAGGAAAATTCTTTAGATATAATTGAACACACACATAATAATCAAAAATTTTCCCATCCTTTTACTCCCAAAAATAATACTTTATTCTCTCGTTTTAAGATTTTACAAAATAATATTTGGTTTCCAATTGTAATTCTATGCATCGGATTTGTATTTTCAATCCTAATTGAATCCTTTTCTGAAAAATATGGGATGACAGCATATATTATATTAACACTGCTAGGTCTCTTCCCCGTTGCCAGAAAAGCATTTGTCATGGCAAAAGTTGGGTATTTATTTAGTGTAGAAACTTTGATGACAATTTCAGCAGTTGGTGCAATTGCAATCGGAGCTGCAGAAGAAGCTGCCGCAGTCATAATTCTATTTATGATTGGTGAAACCATAGAAGGGTATACTGCTCGTCGAGCACGCTCAGGTATCCAAGCCCTTGCTTCCTTGTTACCAGCAGATGCTTTGCGCATAGATAATAATGGTGAGAAAAAAAATATACAAATTCACGAAATAATTCCTGGAGATTTGATTGAAGTAAAACCTGGTAGCAGAATTCCAATAGATGGTCTTATTCACTCAGGTTCAAGCTTTATCGATGAATCCTTATTAACGGGTGAGTCACTTCCTACCAATAAGAAAGTTAAAGATAGCGTGGTTGCTGGGTCTATCAGCACGGATGGCTATTTAATAATTCAAGCAACACGACAGGGTGGAGACAATACCATACAACGGATGATTAAAATGGTGGAAGAAGCCCAAGGTTCAAAATCTCGAAGTATGCGCAGCATTGAAAAGTTCAGCAGGGTTTATACACCTCTTATTCTCTTAATTGGTGTATTAGTTGCTGTGATACCACCCCTTATTTTTTCTTACCCATGGATTGAATGGATTTACCGTGGATTAACTATACTTTTAATTGGCTGCCCGTGTGCTTTGGTAATTTCAACCCCCTCAGCAATTTCATCCGGTATAACAGCTGCAAGTAAGCTTGGAATATTGATAAAAAATGCAGGAGCACTTGAGCTCATTGGTAAAGTAACAACAGTCGCTTTCGATAAAACAGGCACGTTGACCAATGGCTTTCTTAAAGTCCAAACAGTGCACAGTTTTATTCATGATGAAAATTACATTTTACAGATCGCTGCCACAGTAGAAGAAAAGTCAACTCATCCCTTGGCAAAAGCAATTTTAGCTTATGCACAGGATAAAAATATAAAAACTCTCGAAGCAACAAATGGAAAAACTCTTCCCGGCATTGGTGCTTCCGCCTTGGTATATGACAAAGAGATTTTAATCTGTTCTCCAACCTATGCTAAAGAAAATGCTTTATTATCTCATGAACAGATTTTACTGATCCAAAAGAGCCAATCTGAAGGCAAAACAGTTGCTACAGTTATTCAAGAAAAAAATGCAATTGGATTTATCTCTCTAACTGATGAGTTGAAACCCGATGCCAAATCTTCACTCGCAAAATTAAAAAAAATGGGGGTAAAAAGTATAATTCTTACAGGAGATCATGCTATTTCTGCAAACGCGATAGCAGCTGGGCTCGACGCAGAAATCTCTGCGGAATTATTACCTAAAGATAAACTTTCACATATTCAATCGATTGCAAAAACTGAAAAAATTGCCATGGTTGGTGATGGTATTAACGATGCTCCTGCGATTGCCGCTGCTGATATTGGCATAGCAATGGGTAAAGGAACAGATGTTGCTGTGGACACAGCGCAAATCATCATTGCCCGCAATAGTATTAAATCCATCGTAGAAACAATTGAACTATCCCGCAAAACAATGAATAATATTAAGCAAAATATTTCTATTTCTATTGGTTTAAAAGCTATTTTTTTATTTTTAACTATTGTAGGTGGAACACAGATCTGGATGGCCATCTTAGCAGATACTGGCGCCACAGTAATCGTTACATTAAATGCAATACGCCTGTTACGTTACAAAGGAATCAAAAATCAATAA
- the ptsP gene encoding phosphoenolpyruvate--protein phosphotransferase, which translates to MNTCKNLIDLNLIKLNMHFSTKNEAIISAAKTLVDENYIDEKYVASLLEREKISNTYLGNGVAIPHGMSADRNLIHAAGISIAQIPNGVEWISGEKAQLIFAISAKSDEHIEILKKITGLLRNKEKLNHLIHTNNPHDFLKIFELTNEFNINIKEINIKNADFASSYELSLDYPNGLHARPASLWLETARKFHSDIQIRFINNIADCKNLVDLLNLGLRKNDKFTISAKGNDEEEALIALKKTIEFISLEECIAAKKEVENKKLFLIHNIWTPIDNHIKIKGIPVSPGLVIGNIHLLTHKNLSIPDSFNSYLDASYKLDQAFKLTQNDLDHLYLNTKKCIGESEAKIFKAQADFLQDKELLIKISRNLLDGHGIEWAWHNAVQTIVDKLNRSSNEIIASRAADLIDVRARVLKYLNPSLNSQSKQKELKNKSIIVAAELTPSETIELDHSKVIGIITAHGGSSSHSSILSRSLGIAAVAGAHDVLISAHNGQTVILDGYTGNIYFNLSDQDINSAQKWIDEKNLKDKLEANELLKLPATTQDNHTIEIAANINDPSAITRALAMGAESIGLMRTEFLFLERTSLPTEEEQLNSYLSMLEKLNGLPIIIRTLDIGGDKKVNYLNLEIEKNPFLGVRGSRLLIKRKELLNTQLKALYNAAKKTDGLSIMFPMITTKEEILFLKEYSENIRKELDAPYVPLGIMVEVPSIALIADKIAKYVDFFSIGTNDLTQYTLAIDREHPLLSAQADSYHPAILQLIHLTVTAAKKHNKWVGVCGGLAGEPLGAALLMGLGVDEVSMNPNEINAVKSFIRRNNFYKFSTLAHQALNCESAEEVRALEKEFL; encoded by the coding sequence TTGAATACATGTAAAAATTTGATTGATTTAAATCTCATAAAATTAAATATGCATTTTTCCACTAAAAATGAGGCGATCATCTCTGCTGCAAAGACTTTAGTAGATGAAAATTATATAGATGAAAAATATGTGGCAAGTTTACTTGAGCGAGAAAAAATATCCAATACCTATCTTGGCAATGGGGTTGCTATTCCGCATGGAATGTCTGCTGATAGAAATTTAATACATGCTGCCGGTATATCTATTGCCCAAATACCCAATGGAGTGGAGTGGATCTCAGGTGAAAAAGCCCAACTTATTTTTGCAATTTCAGCAAAATCAGATGAGCATATTGAAATTCTTAAAAAAATAACAGGATTATTACGCAATAAAGAAAAATTGAATCATTTAATTCATACAAATAACCCGCATGACTTTCTTAAAATATTTGAATTAACAAATGAATTCAATATTAATATAAAAGAAATAAATATTAAAAATGCTGATTTTGCATCCTCCTATGAATTGTCTCTTGATTACCCGAACGGCCTCCATGCAAGACCTGCATCTTTATGGTTAGAGACTGCACGAAAATTTCATTCAGATATCCAAATTCGTTTTATTAACAATATTGCAGACTGCAAAAATCTAGTGGATCTTTTAAATTTAGGCTTGAGAAAAAATGATAAATTTACAATTTCAGCAAAAGGTAATGACGAAGAAGAAGCTCTTATTGCCCTAAAAAAAACAATAGAGTTTATTTCTTTAGAAGAATGTATTGCTGCGAAAAAAGAAGTTGAAAATAAAAAATTATTTTTAATTCATAATATCTGGACACCGATTGACAATCATATTAAAATAAAAGGAATACCAGTCAGTCCTGGCTTAGTGATTGGCAACATCCATTTATTAACTCATAAAAATTTATCTATTCCTGATAGCTTCAACTCTTATTTAGATGCCAGTTATAAACTCGATCAAGCTTTTAAACTTACACAGAATGATTTGGATCACCTCTACTTAAACACAAAAAAGTGTATTGGTGAAAGTGAGGCAAAAATTTTTAAAGCCCAAGCTGATTTTTTACAAGATAAAGAACTTCTTATTAAAATCAGTCGTAATCTCTTGGATGGTCATGGAATTGAATGGGCTTGGCACAATGCCGTTCAAACAATAGTTGATAAATTGAATAGATCTTCGAACGAAATTATTGCTTCTCGTGCTGCTGATTTAATTGATGTGAGAGCGCGTGTATTGAAATACTTAAATCCATCTTTAAATAGCCAGTCCAAACAGAAAGAACTCAAAAACAAAAGTATAATAGTTGCAGCGGAATTGACTCCATCAGAAACCATTGAGCTGGATCACTCAAAAGTAATTGGTATTATTACAGCTCATGGCGGTTCCTCTTCACATTCTTCTATCCTTTCAAGATCTTTAGGTATTGCAGCCGTCGCAGGGGCTCACGACGTACTTATTTCTGCTCACAATGGACAAACTGTCATCTTGGATGGATACACAGGTAATATATATTTTAATTTATCGGATCAAGATATTAATTCTGCACAGAAGTGGATTGATGAAAAGAATTTAAAAGATAAATTAGAAGCAAATGAATTATTAAAGTTACCCGCAACCACGCAAGACAATCATACTATTGAAATTGCAGCTAATATAAATGACCCCAGCGCAATAACGAGAGCTCTTGCAATGGGCGCGGAAAGTATCGGCCTCATGCGTACAGAGTTTTTATTTCTTGAACGCACTTCTCTTCCTACTGAAGAAGAACAACTTAATTCTTATTTATCGATGTTAGAAAAACTAAATGGCCTTCCAATTATTATACGCACACTCGATATAGGTGGTGATAAAAAAGTCAATTATCTCAATTTAGAGATAGAAAAAAATCCCTTTCTTGGAGTTCGTGGCTCCCGTTTACTTATAAAAAGAAAAGAACTCCTCAATACACAATTAAAGGCTCTCTACAACGCAGCAAAAAAAACAGATGGTCTATCGATTATGTTTCCAATGATTACAACGAAAGAAGAGATTTTATTTTTAAAAGAATACTCTGAAAATATAAGAAAAGAATTAGATGCCCCCTATGTTCCACTTGGTATAATGGTTGAAGTTCCATCTATTGCACTCATTGCCGATAAAATTGCAAAATATGTTGATTTTTTTTCAATAGGTACAAATGATCTCACACAATATACTCTCGCAATTGACCGTGAGCATCCACTCCTATCCGCTCAGGCAGATTCCTATCATCCAGCTATTTTACAACTGATTCATTTAACGGTAACAGCAGCTAAAAAACATAATAAGTGGGTTGGTGTGTGTGGAGGACTGGCGGGTGAACCTCTTGGTGCAGCTTTACTAATGGGTCTTGGGGTCGACGAAGTGTCTATGAATCCAAATGAAATAAATGCGGTAAAATCTTTTATCAGAAGAAATAATTTTTACAAATTTTCAACTTTAGCGCATCAAGCATTAAATTGTGAAAGCGCAGAAGAAGTTCGTGCTCTAGAGAAGGAATTTTTATGA
- a CDS encoding LPP20 family lipoprotein: MLLSNKILLFSCLAFSTLAYAQTDSCSTLADMQSKNNESIFVGFGAAATQKEADQNAQIDLARNIRQKVTASSTVNETNTEATLNATSKSVVSEVLIGAKVIKRCPNSDSFSSVVTLDRNMFVSSLTEKISTNLKKAVNLKKSLENSKSEEVSAKLIDDAKKFLNEYQANSESDLELCKIYKGCKDLKIDTAFHDLAEVVAKDGDKDQYTFFSSNDDITNGLREELISLIEADNIKVMDGNVIEKSNDLKPHEVKRKIIGNCKVKAGTKIPGTDDRVVETRCTVEAYIGKQKKFRKVYSCKAVGDNDFSNEDAVNSCSGRLQLE; the protein is encoded by the coding sequence ATGCTATTATCAAATAAAATATTACTATTTTCTTGCTTGGCTTTTTCTACACTTGCGTATGCTCAAACTGACTCTTGCTCTACTCTTGCTGACATGCAATCAAAAAATAATGAATCCATTTTTGTAGGATTTGGCGCTGCAGCAACACAGAAAGAAGCGGATCAAAATGCACAAATTGATTTAGCAAGAAATATTAGACAAAAAGTGACGGCGTCCTCAACTGTTAATGAAACAAATACAGAAGCGACATTAAATGCAACTTCAAAATCTGTTGTTTCAGAAGTTTTAATAGGGGCAAAAGTTATTAAGAGATGTCCTAATTCGGATAGTTTTTCTTCTGTAGTGACTCTTGATCGCAATATGTTTGTATCTTCATTAACAGAAAAAATTTCTACCAATTTAAAAAAAGCTGTTAATTTAAAGAAATCACTTGAAAATTCGAAATCAGAAGAAGTCTCAGCTAAACTTATAGATGATGCGAAAAAATTCTTAAATGAATATCAAGCAAATTCTGAAAGTGATTTAGAGCTCTGTAAAATTTATAAAGGCTGTAAAGATTTAAAAATTGATACAGCCTTCCACGATCTTGCTGAAGTTGTAGCAAAAGATGGAGATAAAGATCAATATACTTTCTTTTCAAGTAATGATGATATTACAAATGGTTTGAGAGAAGAATTAATTTCATTAATAGAAGCCGATAATATAAAAGTAATGGATGGAAATGTTATCGAAAAATCCAATGATCTAAAACCTCACGAAGTAAAACGTAAAATTATAGGAAATTGTAAGGTTAAAGCGGGCACAAAGATACCAGGCACAGATGATCGCGTGGTTGAAACACGGTGTACAGTAGAAGCATATATTGGTAAACAAAAGAAATTTAGAAAAGTATATAGCTGTAAAGCTGTAGGTGACAATGATTTTTCAAATGAAGATGCAGTTAATTCTTGTTCAGGTAGATTGCAGTTAGAATAA
- the alr gene encoding alanine racemase: MGDLAFISEFPEQASWLEIHQAAFVHNIAVYRNAVDSNVLLGCVLKGNAYGHGFIQCLEIIHGYIDIIFVINPIDAFKVRKYEKENELSQKRIVVLGAISADEVVRCARKVIEVVIGDENWLQILHTLKRSEKDTGNAFRPLKAHIHIDTGLGREGFTTDKIAEKIGFLTKCTDLIHIQGVMSHFSNTEDVTEQAYAYEQLTAFDKAFAQIEKKLALPYPLERHIAQSAASFVLPKSRYEIMRVGIALYGLWPSIETKLSARVVLQELPKLIPVLTWKCMSQSIKQISEGSFIGYGCTYRADRNLRVALLPVGYYDGYPRLLSNKGYVLVNETRCRILGRVMMNHIIVDVTEATSDETSVVATLIGSNGKESISAENLADWSQTINYEIVTRIGSHLKRMVVD, encoded by the coding sequence ATGGGTGATCTGGCGTTTATAAGTGAATTTCCTGAGCAAGCTTCGTGGCTTGAAATTCATCAAGCAGCTTTTGTTCACAATATTGCCGTTTACCGGAATGCCGTCGATTCCAACGTTTTATTGGGTTGTGTTTTAAAAGGAAATGCTTACGGGCACGGGTTCATTCAGTGCCTTGAAATAATACATGGTTATATAGATATTATCTTCGTTATCAATCCTATCGATGCATTTAAAGTTCGCAAATATGAAAAAGAAAATGAATTGTCTCAAAAAAGAATTGTCGTGCTTGGGGCCATAAGTGCAGATGAAGTCGTACGTTGCGCTCGGAAGGTCATCGAAGTTGTCATCGGAGATGAAAACTGGCTGCAAATCCTTCATACTTTAAAACGTTCAGAAAAAGACACAGGCAATGCTTTTCGCCCCTTGAAAGCGCATATCCATATTGACACAGGGCTCGGGCGCGAAGGATTTACGACAGATAAAATTGCTGAAAAGATTGGATTTTTAACAAAGTGCACAGATCTTATTCATATCCAAGGTGTGATGTCGCATTTTTCTAATACAGAAGATGTAACGGAACAAGCGTATGCATATGAGCAGTTAACTGCATTTGATAAAGCTTTTGCACAAATAGAAAAAAAATTGGCTTTGCCTTATCCGCTTGAACGGCACATCGCTCAGAGTGCTGCCTCTTTTGTTTTACCGAAATCACGCTATGAAATAATGCGTGTTGGGATAGCGTTGTATGGCCTCTGGCCTTCTATTGAAACCAAACTGTCAGCTCGAGTGGTTTTGCAGGAGTTACCTAAGCTCATACCCGTTCTTACATGGAAGTGTATGAGCCAAAGTATAAAACAAATCAGTGAAGGTTCATTTATCGGTTATGGCTGTACATATAGAGCGGATAGAAATCTACGTGTCGCACTTTTGCCTGTGGGTTATTACGATGGATATCCACGTCTTTTATCCAACAAAGGCTATGTGCTTGTGAATGAGACTCGTTGTCGGATATTGGGGCGTGTGATGATGAATCATATAATAGTTGACGTGACCGAAGCGACAAGCGATGAAACATCTGTGGTAGCGACACTGATTGGTTCGAATGGAAAAGAGTCTATTTCTGCAGAAAATTTAGCGGATTGGTCTCAAACTATCAATTATGAAATTGTGACGCGCATTGGCTCTCATCTTAAACGTATGGTTGTGGACTAG
- a CDS encoding metal/formaldehyde-sensitive transcriptional repressor: protein MSMGKQNSKGQKHIITNKNKLLGRVRKIKGQLEGVEKSLGEDADCKKILHILASVRGALGGLMAEVMESHILEHIGEEKREPSVNEILMAQELVDSIKVFMK from the coding sequence ATGTCAATGGGAAAGCAAAACTCAAAAGGACAAAAGCATATAATTACTAATAAAAACAAGCTATTAGGAAGGGTAAGGAAAATTAAAGGTCAGCTTGAGGGAGTAGAAAAATCCTTAGGTGAAGACGCAGACTGTAAAAAAATTTTACATATTTTAGCATCTGTTCGAGGAGCATTGGGAGGATTGATGGCTGAAGTCATGGAGAGTCATATTTTAGAACATATAGGAGAAGAGAAAAGAGAGCCTTCAGTCAATGAAATATTGATGGCTCAAGAACTTGTCGATTCGATTAAAGTATTTATGAAATAA